The sequence below is a genomic window from Tachysurus vachellii isolate PV-2020 chromosome 2, HZAU_Pvac_v1, whole genome shotgun sequence.
aattttaggaactgtttttgtttgtttctttggcatttttctggtctaattacagtaagattatttcgagaacgtcttacataattactttttaatctcactgctcggggaacagacacagtttctatggggagaggtatgtgtgcagttgtatcgatgtgttgaggtgaaggatggctattgaaatttaaatttaaggcgtagcttaccagtcagaaggtgtgcagcgccctggagatgtggtccgagaggatctccgctccaactctgctggggtgcaggccgtcagcgcggaacagcctaggacgctcccagaaaacattccagttatcaataaagtgtagattctgagccggacaccatgactgaagccattcattaaaagcaaaaagtctactaaacctttcaattcctcgctggtacgttggaagtggtccggacacgatgatcctcgccgtgggcgctgtgctgcgaacagtctccaccagggtcttgaagtctctcttcaggatctccgactgcctcaggctggtgtcgttcgagccggcgtgaagaaccacagctccggtgtttctgctcacgaccctaggtacctgtgcagcgacatcaagaacacgggcaccaggtaagcagtgagtgcgagccttacctttagccacagtagcacggacgtggcggacgatggagtctccggTGATCACAGTGTCGCGGTCCGTCTCACGAAGGGGGGCGAAGCGgttccgggtggggatctcgaagaccggcggtggtggagggggagaggtcctcgaccggggcccggcacgtgtcctccgctgctgcacccaggatccgcggtgccccggcgctggagtgaactgcccctggccaggccacttcctgggtgcgttgggcctggacagagaaacacacggagtagaggtggaAGGAGTAGTGATTAAATGCCGGGAGTTTACCTGAGACCGGGGGGCTTCCAGCGCTGCTTTCCGCTCCCGCAGctcggcctgcttcacctgtaggtcgcggatctgcttctccacagcctccagctccagttccaccgagtgcagctcgaacgtgtcctcacctgcactcaaaggcagagacGTAACCGACATGGTGTTATATAGTAAGAGCAACAGAGATAATTGATGTAAAAGGTGTACTAGCGGTACTCggctaacaggctagttatgctagccggctagaggcggacgctgggaaaacaaataaataggatgtAACGATATCGAAATGTATATCGCGCAATTATTCTAGGTTTTAAGAAGTATTGCAGATGGGAGACTTAgagttagtgtgtagtgtgtactagcaGAAGCGGGCTAATAGGCTAGCGgtgctaaccagctagcagcgggcgctgggaaaacaaattaataagaTGTCAAAGGGTAAGGAGTTAGAGTTTAGCTCAAGATAAATCGCAATTGAGTAAAGatactcagccaagcaaacaaatgaaagcGAGAGCTCCAaatccgctgctgctgctgaaaacactTTACCCCTTGGGGTTTTGCTCCCTGCCTCAGCcctgagtgtgtggagtttcatcTTCTCCCCATTCTTTCCTCCTGGTTCTTCAGTTTTCTCCTCCAGTACAAAGACATGTGTTACAGGCTGCGTGGGCGTGGCTCAGAATCAGTCAAGTTGATGTAGATGTGTCGGTGTCAGTCAGTTGATGTatgagtgggcggggcttaggGTAGGTCAGTTGATTTATCACTAACATGTTGCTTATTTCAGacttttttccagttttctttttatttttcttgctctcttttGTCTTCTCTTTTATTTAACTGCTTTTGCAAAATTTCTATTCATTGCCATATGAAGAACAAGTTCATCCAGCACCTTAAAGGATTCTTTGCTTTGTTCCTAAGTAGAACCTTGTGAAGAACCCTGATGGAACATGTTCTTCTGAGTGTAAAGTTTGGGTCTAATTTGAGAGGTTAAAGGAACAGTTCAGTCAGTAACTGCTAGGTTAATGCTAACAAGTTGCAGCAGTTTATGGCCACCATTTTAGTGACATGGTTTCTGAAtctcaaacacagacagaaggaTAAAGTCACAGAGAGAAATGAACTTTCTTCCTCAGCACACAGTCTGGTGTCACTCCACACCAGTGTCACACTCAGGTATGGGCGCGGCCTAAAATCTGAGGGCGGAGCTTGTGTTGATGAATCTGCCTGTTTGTTGTTAGTGTTACAGAACCATCTGAAGACTCCTGAGACGAGTGTGGGATTTAAACAAGCTGCTTAAAAAGCGATCTTGTTAGCATCATTAGCATTAGCCTGATAGCTTTAGTGGAACCGAACATTCGGCTGATGGATTACGTTTAGAGGAACGGAGAGCttcatttttttacagaattgttCCTTTCACCTCAGTTCTGtcattgtttcttttattttgagcTTCAGACTGGACTCTGGAGATCCAAAGCCAAAAAATGGTCGATACTTTCGTTAAAAAAACCTAAACTAaaatatgactgtgtgtgtgttctatctaGGTTAAAACCTGCTGTTctagagcagtgtgtaattatTCCTGTACAGTTCAGGGTGTACATGAACTCCTCTGTATCTTCTCCTTTTTCTAATGCACGTTTCTCTTTAACTGATTCATTAATCATCTCCAAGCTTTTTTTAACCAGCACTCTTCTCACGTACCGTCACACACGGAGAGACGGCCATGAACTTTAACCTGAACGGCATGCTAACGGCGTTTATTCTGCACTAAATGAGGAACATGTATTTCTTACTTTGCTTTCATGTGATGAATCGATGAGTTGATGAATCAATGAATCGAGGAGTCAGTGAATCGGTTcgctttgtgtttgtgatgagAAACACTGAATGAGGGCTCTGGAGCCGTTTGGTATGTTACAGTTATGTACAAGTTTGACTTTTTGACATTAAAATCTCTTTCAAACTTCTTATGGAATTTTTATTGACCTTTATTGGTGTGGATGTTCTCAGGTTCTGAAAAACAtgtccagaaaaaaacaacacattaagGAGAAAGTTTTACTGTAGAGAACAAAAATAAGATCTGGATTGTGATTCTAATCTAATAATTAATATCaatatgaatatagaaaatTTATCCACagcatctgaccaatcagattgcagGATTCAACAGCTCTGTGGCTCTTTGCTGGAATAATGAAgctgtcataataataataataataatactttatttataaagcacttttaaaacagccaaagctgaacacaaagtgcttacatcataaaatacagataatataataattaaatagtaaaaaagggaatagaaatgtgtttttaaccaGTTTTTAGTTGTACCATTGCCTCTGTCTCCTCTAAGCTTCCTCTTTGACCTTTTTGGTGTCCAGAAGCAATTGATCAGCTGACCTGAGTGAATGGGCAGGACTCTGTAAGATATGTCAGGGTCTGaccatttaaagatttaaaaacaaataatagttTAATACTTTAAACTGACATCAaatttaaaatgtcatcaaGACATGAAAGGAGAAGTGCAACAGAGGATTCATGTCTTTCAAGGAGGTATGAAGATTTTGGTATCATCTGCATAACGGTGAAAGGAAATCCCATGGTGTCTAAGGATGGATCCCAGGGGAAGCAGATAAACCGAAAAGAGTAATGGCCCCAGAACCGAGCCCTGTGGAACCCTGTAGAACAAGGGAGTAGTGGGGGATTCTAGACCACTTATACCCACAGAAAAAGTCCTATTTGTTAGGTAGGACCTGAACCACTCTAAAACAGGGCCACAGACACCCACAAGTTGACCTAGATGAGATATTAAATTGCAATAGTCAACTGTATCAAAGGCAGCTGTTAGGTCCAGCAGGACGAGGATGACAAAATCACCAGCATCAGAAGCAATGAGGATGTCATTAAAACCCTtaacaaggctgactctgtgctgtgcagtgttttaaagccagactggaaaAACTCCAGGATGTGATCTTCATCCAGAAATGATTTCAGGTCTGTATAGACAATATTTCCTAAGCCCTTAGAAAGAAAGGGCAGTCTGGAGATAGGTCTGAAGTTAGCTAGTAAAGAGTGGCCTAGACCAGGTTTCTTAATATATGGTTGTACTACTGCATGTTTAAAATCAATAGGAACCACACCAGAAGATAAGCTGTTAATGATACTGAGGACCAATTGCCTTATAGAAGGGGAAAACTCTTTAAACAATTGAGGGGGAACAGCATCACGGGGGAACCTGAGGGGTTAATATGAAGCACCACAATCAACACAGCATGGAACAGAGACGAAGGGGTCAGTAACAGTAGGAGGGATAAGAGCCCTGATAGTGGCCACGTTGTCCATATAAAACTGAAGAAAGTTATTACACGACTCAGAAGAGTCTTCCAAGCAAGCAGACTGTGGGTCCTTAAGAACCGAGTCGATTGTATTAAAGAGCACACATGGGTTATGACAGTTGACACCTCTTTAATGGTGTTCTGATAATTACACCAACAATCTTATAGTATTTGAAGCGATACTTACAGTTTGTCCTACTTCCACCTACGTTCAGCTCTTCGACACTCTCACCTGAGTGCCCGAGATCTGTCATTAAACCAGGGCTCAGTTGTAGCTTTTGGCTGCTTAGATTTTAGTGGGACCACACAGAACCAAAAGAACCTGGGGGTTCGGGTACTGACCTCCACAACTGGGTGCAGTCAAACCAAGGGCAGCTGGTCATAAATCTAACAATGTACCATCTTACAATGTAGAATACAACTGTCATAATACATCATGATGCAGATACAGTTAAAAAAGACACAGTTTTCAGAGACAGAGttgaaaatcatttatttggttAAACTGTAATTTGTTTAACAGAATTCTGATAGGTTCCTGAAGGTCTGATATATGTTCAGTGTCtcagcggtagaagatgagcaCCGCCGCCTCGATCAACTGTTTACTGGCGCTCCAGCCGGTGTGAGTACCGTAACCATCCCAGTCTAGGCTGGTAAAATCACCACACTGCCTTGGAGATGCTTCATGAAAATATCCACCTCCTCCTATAcaggactacacacacacacacacacatacattaaatTTGAAGTGACTAATTATCTGCAAGGGGCAGATGTGGAAGGGGAAAAAGACTTTATCTCGGAAGTCCCATGGACGttaatacagtaatacctcgagatacgagtttaattcgttccgtgaccttgctcgtatctcaatttgctcgtatctcaaagcaatttttccccatttaaaatccgttccagctcgcaaaattccactccagttgtttatgttttgaatatgaaaaatgttcagtactgtatttataaatgacaaatattgtataaaaacatacagtaataaaagagaatgttaaaaaaataaactggttttactataAAGTGGATTATTTACCTTGGAGATCAGACGACTTGAGctaacggaagatgcgcacggaggttgagggaggagtaaacaggaggaggagtaaacaggaggaggagtaaacaggcggaggagtaaacaggcggaggagtaaacaggaggaggagtaaacaggtggaggagtaaacaggaggaggagtaaacaggaagaggagtaaacaggtggaggagtaaacaggaggaggagtaaacaggaggaggagtaaacaggtggaggagtaaacaggtggaggagtaaacaggtggaggagtaaacaggaggaggagtaaacaggaggaggagtaaacaggcggaattttgtctcgtacgtacactttcactttcgttcacttactcgctactgtacactcttaatgctacttcaaagtgtagtcgcacaagttcacaTTTTATAAcagatccaacgcttaaaacggatccgaacaTTACGGATCCTCAGATGGTCGTCACCTCACACAGCGCCTttgtgactctccataggaaatgaatgacttcctgtttatcggcgtggtttgtcgtgtgcagtgtgaaggcggctttaaccgagtgagacccGGGAAGCTGaggggggaaacagagcacacgtggttgttggggatctttgtttcggcggcggctcggatgctcgtatctcaaacaTTTGTTCGTATAttaaggcaaaaatttggtcgaatcacagctcgtgtCTCAAAACATTCGTATGTCAAAAcactcgaggtatcactgtaatATTAGCAGTATTAATTAGACCCTAATGAAGCCCAGGCTCCTGGTGATTTAATTAAAGTTTGAACTGAACAAGGTTCATTCTCACGTGTtctgtgttgcagtctgttggTTTGACTCCCAAACAGATCGCCATCGCCGCCCTTTCTGTATTTATCGGTCGGAATGTGATGAATCCAGGCTTGCTTCTCGCTGAGGAGACAttaagatatatatttataaatgattaaaatactCAGACCTGTCAGAATACAAGGTTACTATGGTAACAACCATCTAACACTTGTGAGCAAAGCCATGTCATGTTAATTATCTTCTATACTCCACCTCTGGGGTTGGGTCCAAACAGGTTGTGGTTGGATGTGGCGTCTCCAACATCATACACTACGGGAATAGAGGGGCCGTGGTTATCAGGACAACTTCCTATGTTGTATTTCACTGGGAATTGCTGAAATCAGGAGAAGACTGAATGAAAAATGGTGAATGTATAAGTAGTTAGCGTCAGTTTGTAGCTATATATTTATCAGCATTCCTTTCTCCCAGTAAGGGATAAGTGTGTTGTGTCACCTTGAAGAGATTGTAGAGGTTTCCTTTGTAGCTGTTGAGGAATTGGGTGTCCGTGTGGTAGCGCAGGAACGATGTTAGTTTCCAGCGGTTCACTTGTTCGTTATTAGGAACGTGCCACACTGCTACGTCCTTCGCTGTGATGTCATAATACCCAGGATTCTGTGGGATAAAGTAAGAgggtgaagaagaggaggaagaatcATCTGCTCATGTGGGAATGAGGTTTGTACTGAACACTGTGAGTGTATATTTGGAGCTCGATGTTGTGATGAGTGTAAATGTGACAATactttaatgatattttttccAGTCTCTCATGTGTTCAGgtttgtgtgttaatttatTTGGATTTGGACCTTAAAGTCGTC
It includes:
- the LOC132842028 gene encoding uncharacterized protein LOC132842028 encodes the protein MKLHTLRAEAGSKTPRGEDTFELHSVELELEAVEKQIRDLQVKQAELRERKAALEAPRSQVNSRHLITTPSTSTPCVSLSRPNAPRKWPGQGQFTPAPGHRGSWVQQRRTRAGPRSRTSPPPPPPVFEIPTRNRFAPLRETDRDTVITGDSIVRHVRATVAKGKARTHCLPGARVLDVAAQVPRVVSRNTGAVVLHAGSNDTSLRQSEILKRDFKTLVETVRSTAPTARIIVSGPLPTYQRGIERFSRLFAFNEWLQSWCPAQNLHFIDNWNVFWERPRLFRADGLHPSRVGAEILSDHISRALHTF
- the LOC132842029 gene encoding intelectin-like isoform X2, which gives rise to MATWMIVLFVSMSGSLSLSEREPEYFSPRSCKELMLRYKTNEDGLYYLTTASGVVYQTYCDMTTAGGGWTLVASVHENNMYGKCTTGDRWSSQQGNSPNVPEGDGSWSNTVTFGTAEAATSDDFKNPGYYDITAKDVAVWHVPNNEQVNRWKLTSFLRYHTDTQFLNSYKGNLYNLFKQFPVKYNIGSCPDNHGPSIPVVYDVGDATSNHNLFGPNPRARSKPGFITFRPINTERAAMAICLGVKPTDCNTEHSCIGGGGYFHEASPRQCGDFTSLDWDGYGTHTGWSASKQLIEAAVLIFYR
- the LOC132842029 gene encoding intelectin-like isoform X1, with protein sequence MATWMIVLFVSMSGSLSLSEREPEYFSPRSCKELMLRYKTNEDGLYYLTTASGVVYQTYCDMTTAGGGWTLVASVHENNMYGKCTTGDRWSSQQGNSPNVPEGDGSWSNTVTFGTAEAATSDDFKNPGYYDITAKDVAVWHVPNNEQVNRWKLTSFLRYHTDTQFLNSYKGNLYNLFKQFPVKYNIGSCPDNHGPSIPVVYDVGDATSNHNLFGPNPRARSKPGFITFRPINTERAAMAICLGVKPTDCNTEHLPGSHSVKAAFTLHTTNHADKQEVIHFLWRVTKALCESCIGGGGYFHEASPRQCGDFTSLDWDGYGTHTGWSASKQLIEAAVLIFYR